The window AATTTCTTCATTTGCATTCCTTGTTGTGAAGCAGTATTTAGCGCTGATCAAATTGTAAAAATAATTGCCGATTCTAGCAGAATCCGCCACTGCAAAAAGTTGGCGTTCTGTGCCATCAGGCGTTAATTTGCACCAATTTACCACAAGGTTGCGGAAACAGCAGGCTAACGCCCTTGAAATTCACATTTAAATCACTATTGGTACAGAACGGACGGCACAATGCGTAAATCAGACAACTCGCCAGTAACTTTCACCAAAAACGATGTAGAAATTATTGCACGTGAAACGCTTTACCGCGGTTTTTTTTCGCTGGATCTGTACCGCTTTCGCCACCGCTTATTCAACGGCGAGATGAGTCAGGAGGTGCGCCGCGAAATTTTTGAGCGCGGTCACGCCGCTGTCTTGCTACCCTTTGACCCTGAGCGCGACGAAGTGGTGCTGATTGAACAGGTGCGCATCGCGGCTTATGACACCAGCGATACGCCGTGGCTGCTGGAGCTGGTGGCAGGGATGATTGAAGAGGGCGAAACCGTCGAAGAGGTGGCCCGCCGCGAGGCGATGGAGGAGGCCGGCATCATGGTGAAACGGACGAAACCGGTGCTCAGCTATCTGGCAAGCCCCGGGGGCACCAGCGAACGCTCGTCAATTATGGTGGGTGAAGTGGACGCCACGACCGCGAAGGGGATTCACGGTCTGGCTGATGAAAACGAAGATATTCGGGTTCATGTGGTAAGCCGGGAGCAGGCTTACCAATGGGTTGTGGAGGGGAAAATTGATAACGCGGCTTCTGTCATCGCCCTGCAATGGCTACAGC is drawn from Citrobacter rodentium NBRC 105723 = DSM 16636 and contains these coding sequences:
- the nudF gene encoding ADP-ribose diphosphatase; this translates as MRKSDNSPVTFTKNDVEIIARETLYRGFFSLDLYRFRHRLFNGEMSQEVRREIFERGHAAVLLPFDPERDEVVLIEQVRIAAYDTSDTPWLLELVAGMIEEGETVEEVARREAMEEAGIMVKRTKPVLSYLASPGGTSERSSIMVGEVDATTAKGIHGLADENEDIRVHVVSREQAYQWVVEGKIDNAASVIALQWLQLHYKELIHEWKK